A region from the Desulfomarina profundi genome encodes:
- a CDS encoding ABC transporter ATP-binding protein produces the protein MREGKENGIELEHVDVWFGEGEDRVDAVIDAGFSVPLGDSFGLVGESGSGKSTILRAITGLAPTWSGRISVLGSVLGKERDKEFYRAVQMVFQDPYASLHPRQTVDHVLQEALSLHGFDDVNRRIVETLDDVGLDQSFRFRWPHQLSGGQRQRVAIARALIIEPSILLLDEPTSALDVSVQAEILNLLVRLRRERHLTYLMVSHDLAVVGHMCSEIAVMNQGEIVEVLGVEDLRSLKAEHPYTKELLEASVQKRRENG, from the coding sequence GTGCGTGAAGGGAAAGAAAACGGAATAGAACTCGAGCATGTCGATGTCTGGTTCGGTGAGGGTGAAGATCGTGTAGATGCAGTGATTGATGCCGGTTTTTCAGTTCCGCTGGGAGACAGTTTCGGTCTTGTCGGGGAGTCGGGTTCAGGAAAATCGACCATACTGCGGGCCATTACCGGCCTTGCTCCGACCTGGTCTGGAAGGATTTCCGTACTGGGCAGTGTTCTTGGAAAGGAACGGGACAAGGAATTCTATCGGGCGGTTCAGATGGTTTTCCAGGATCCTTACGCATCCCTGCATCCCCGGCAGACAGTTGATCATGTATTGCAGGAGGCCCTGTCTCTTCATGGTTTTGATGATGTCAACAGGCGGATAGTGGAAACTCTTGATGATGTGGGGCTTGACCAGTCCTTTCGTTTCCGCTGGCCCCATCAGCTTTCCGGCGGCCAGCGACAACGGGTGGCCATCGCCCGCGCCCTGATTATTGAACCTTCCATTCTCCTGCTGGATGAACCCACCTCTGCCCTGGATGTTTCCGTGCAGGCTGAAATATTAAACCTGCTGGTGCGCCTGCGTCGGGAAAGGCACCTGACTTATCTCATGGTTTCCCATGACCTGGCCGTAGTGGGCCATATGTGCAGCGAAATTGCTGTAATGAACCAGGGTGAAATTGTTGAAGTCCTGGGAGTGGAAGATCTTCGTTCCCTGAAGGCTGAACATCCTTATACAAAAGAGCTTCTTGAGGCCAGTGTGCAGAAAAGGCGGGAGAATGGGTGA
- a CDS encoding PEP-CTERM sorting domain-containing protein: MKKISIILCQIVFLLGFTVSANSTVIIDPLVGWTGSFDWDDGLGQIDGIEFGSDIDWNITVGSDSVMTLVTVADQFVPGDEFALYLDGFEVPWTSTTTLGTGHFQGQYDNLFLSSGTHTLTLFVTALAMDTGGVPFLGGAAEASFSAVSNPVPEPGTVLLMGIGLLGLVGYNRRRGAHRKE, translated from the coding sequence ATGAAAAAAATATCAATAATACTTTGTCAAATAGTGTTCCTGCTGGGCTTCACCGTATCTGCAAACAGTACTGTTATTATAGATCCACTGGTCGGCTGGACAGGAAGCTTTGACTGGGATGATGGTCTTGGGCAGATTGACGGTATTGAATTCGGCTCTGATATTGACTGGAATATCACTGTTGGTTCCGATTCCGTCATGACGCTTGTAACTGTAGCGGATCAGTTCGTTCCGGGTGATGAATTTGCTCTCTATCTTGATGGTTTTGAAGTACCCTGGACAAGTACAACAACGCTTGGTACCGGGCATTTTCAAGGTCAATATGATAACCTGTTTTTAAGTTCCGGCACTCATACGCTGACTTTGTTTGTTACTGCACTTGCCATGGATACTGGGGGAGTACCTTTTTTGGGTGGAGCAGCGGAGGCGAGTTTTTCGGCAGTTTCCAATCCAGTTCCGGAGCCCGGAACTGTTTTGTTAATGGGTATCGGTCTTCTCGGACTGGTTGGTTATAATCGCAGGCGTGGTGCCCACAGGAAAGAGTAG
- a CDS encoding PEP-CTERM sorting domain-containing protein has protein sequence MKKKIIYGFGAALLMVGLTGNANATAVTFFGEDLTGVGGARTNSDAAATAFLSNLSGVGTQTFESFSTGTGVPLALTFAGAGTATLTGSGSVDDSTAAGRWATSGTNYWAAETGNFTISFSAAISAFGFYATDVGDFGGELSVTYAGGGSTTLNVGNTVGSGGSTSGSVLYFGFYEDDPLKAFTSISFINPSSVDQFGFDDMTIGTFEQVVPNDPVPEPSTVLLMGLGLAGLLGYNRKRFKKNS, from the coding sequence ATGAAAAAGAAAATAATATATGGATTTGGGGCAGCATTGCTGATGGTTGGTTTAACGGGAAATGCAAATGCCACAGCGGTTACGTTTTTTGGAGAAGATTTAACTGGTGTCGGTGGAGCAAGAACGAATTCTGATGCTGCCGCAACGGCTTTTCTCTCCAATCTTTCAGGGGTTGGAACTCAGACCTTTGAGAGTTTTTCAACAGGTACCGGAGTACCACTTGCACTCACTTTTGCCGGAGCAGGAACTGCAACGCTGACAGGCTCGGGTTCTGTTGATGATTCAACTGCTGCTGGACGATGGGCGACATCAGGAACAAATTACTGGGCAGCGGAAACAGGTAATTTTACGATCAGTTTCAGTGCAGCGATTTCAGCATTCGGGTTTTATGCAACAGATGTCGGAGACTTTGGTGGTGAATTATCAGTGACTTATGCCGGTGGGGGTTCCACAACGTTGAATGTCGGTAATACTGTTGGTTCGGGAGGCAGCACCAGTGGTTCTGTTCTCTATTTCGGATTTTATGAGGATGATCCGTTAAAAGCTTTCACCTCCATCAGTTTTATAAATCCCTCTTCGGTAGACCAGTTTGGTTTTGATGATATGACTATAGGCACATTTGAGCAGGTTGTTCCCAATGATCCTGTTCCTGAGCCATCAACTGTTCTGTTGATGGGTCTTGGTCTTGCCGGTTTGCTGGGTTATAACCGTAAACGGTTTAAAAAAAATAGCTAA
- the prsK gene encoding XrtA/PEP-CTERM system histidine kinase PrsK translates to MVILYIINGLLFLSGFFTFFLKEPEKRFSRALVQALFALFLLSLEYAFLAYQWTGSFVQVVLVSEVIFAFIWFLMAFHLRDVIAGGFGKISTGFKTKPVIAAVATVAVCGFILCCSLFEVSSVEMSFQTFDPVYFAAIFILAVTLYVAWRLEQFWRRLEAAQRWEYKFFIVGAYLVCGSIAWVMSYRLTYLTILPDHLTLIAGLLSAGGVVMLYAIIHHRLLNRKIFVSRKVIYSFVVPSLLAGYFLGFGTVTLVMRTFGLEMSFVLKWLFLVLGGIGVTVFGLSGKIRSRIHFFISTHFYINKYEYRDEWLALSEQLQGALTEDGVVRALRRVLSASLYTTKIYIWLGDRSKGYSLVSYPENFTGRKKDNFLQPDDPLIEYISVHPYFHGGEKNKSNALKNVLKEKEQFLSSFDLILVAPVSIGSQLPGLIGLGPEYTGGRYGYDDFDLLTALGSQTASALLAVRMAEQLAGARERQAWDRLSAFVLHDIKNAATMLSLLQENAVDHIHEPEFQRDMLESVDDALRRMARVEERLNTLKNEIVVDWQVIDLRHFLEDCCRRLQSKLATMAISIDIKENLQVKGDPSLLTSIIENILINAYQARENNLAVRMVAVQESSTKKIVITILDNGPGILEALLPDALFEPFKTTKKGGSGIGLWQVKKMVEKLEGTITAGNRKNGGARFRLKLNAAG, encoded by the coding sequence TTGGTAATATTATATATAATTAATGGATTACTGTTCCTGTCGGGTTTCTTTACATTTTTCCTGAAAGAACCTGAAAAACGGTTTTCCCGCGCGCTTGTGCAGGCATTGTTTGCGCTTTTTCTCCTCTCTCTGGAATATGCCTTTCTTGCCTATCAGTGGACTGGGTCTTTCGTGCAGGTGGTTCTTGTTTCCGAGGTTATATTCGCATTTATCTGGTTTTTAATGGCCTTTCATCTCCGTGATGTGATAGCTGGAGGTTTTGGGAAAATCTCAACCGGTTTTAAAACCAAACCTGTTATTGCCGCGGTAGCAACTGTTGCCGTTTGTGGTTTTATTCTCTGCTGTTCCCTGTTCGAAGTTTCGAGCGTGGAGATGTCTTTTCAGACATTTGACCCTGTCTATTTTGCTGCGATTTTTATTCTTGCCGTAACGCTTTATGTTGCCTGGCGTCTTGAACAGTTCTGGCGCCGTCTGGAGGCGGCGCAGAGATGGGAGTATAAATTCTTTATCGTCGGTGCATACCTGGTTTGTGGTTCCATAGCCTGGGTCATGTCTTATCGGTTGACCTACCTGACTATACTGCCGGATCATTTAACTCTTATCGCTGGTTTGCTGTCGGCAGGTGGTGTCGTGATGTTGTATGCAATTATTCACCATCGACTGCTGAACAGGAAGATCTTCGTTTCCAGGAAAGTGATTTATTCTTTTGTTGTTCCCTCGCTGCTGGCTGGATATTTTCTTGGATTTGGCACAGTCACACTCGTCATGCGTACGTTTGGACTGGAAATGTCTTTTGTCCTGAAATGGCTGTTTCTTGTCCTGGGGGGAATTGGAGTTACCGTTTTCGGTCTCTCCGGCAAAATCAGAAGCCGGATTCATTTTTTTATTTCAACACATTTTTATATCAACAAATATGAGTACAGGGATGAATGGCTGGCACTGTCAGAGCAACTGCAGGGTGCCTTAACCGAGGATGGAGTTGTCCGGGCTTTGCGACGGGTATTGTCAGCCAGTCTCTATACAACGAAAATTTATATCTGGCTTGGTGACAGGTCAAAGGGGTACAGTCTCGTCTCTTATCCGGAAAATTTTACTGGAAGGAAAAAAGACAACTTTCTTCAACCTGATGATCCGCTGATTGAGTATATATCTGTTCATCCCTATTTTCACGGAGGGGAAAAAAATAAGAGCAACGCATTGAAAAATGTACTGAAAGAAAAAGAACAGTTTCTCTCTTCTTTTGACCTGATTCTTGTGGCACCTGTTTCCATCGGCAGTCAATTGCCTGGTTTAATCGGGTTGGGGCCGGAATATACAGGAGGCCGGTATGGTTATGACGATTTTGATCTGCTTACGGCCCTCGGCAGTCAGACGGCTTCGGCGCTTCTGGCCGTTCGTATGGCCGAGCAGCTTGCGGGAGCCAGGGAACGGCAGGCATGGGACCGTCTGTCCGCTTTTGTTCTCCATGATATAAAAAATGCTGCTACCATGCTTTCATTGTTACAGGAAAACGCGGTTGATCATATTCATGAACCTGAGTTCCAGAGAGATATGCTTGAGTCGGTGGATGATGCCCTGCGAAGAATGGCCCGTGTGGAGGAACGGTTGAATACATTGAAAAATGAGATAGTGGTCGACTGGCAGGTAATTGATCTGCGGCACTTCCTTGAAGACTGCTGTCGCAGGTTACAGTCTAAGCTTGCGACAATGGCAATTTCAATCGATATCAAAGAAAATCTGCAGGTGAAAGGAGATCCAAGTCTCTTAACTTCCATTATTGAAAATATTCTTATCAATGCATATCAGGCGAGAGAAAATAATCTTGCGGTTCGTATGGTTGCGGTGCAAGAGAGTAGCACAAAAAAAATTGTCATAACAATATTGGACAATGGACCGGGGATACTGGAGGCACTTCTACCTGATGCATTGTTTGAGCCGTTTAAAACAACAAAGAAGGGAGGAAGTGGCATCGGGTTATGGCAGGTGAAAAAGATGGTTGAAAAGCTCGAAGGAACAATTACAGCAGGAAACCGGAAGAATGGCGGCGCACGGTTTCGACTGAAATTAAATGCGGCTGGTTGA
- a CDS encoding sigma-54 interaction domain-containing protein, translated as MGAADFCAKPIDLKVLKIILSRTFKIHKLEEENRQQQCRNYEKGKFCGMIGTSPIMQEIFRQFIHAGKTDYPVLLSGNTGTGKEIAARAIHSLSSRSEKSFITINCGAIPENLLESELFGHEKGSFTGATKRKIGKFEQADHGTIFLDEIGELPHTLQVKLLRVLQEGTIDRVGGNETIKLDIRIIAATNRNLEEETEKNRFREDLFYRLNVVPIHLPDLTKRPEDILLLAQDCLARESEKLQRRASFTPKALAALTAHPWPGNVRELQNRIKRALGSTQDKVITLTDLGFQQIDGKEENQTLSTLKQARDSAEYSAVCKALALSNNNISRAAKLLEISRPTLHDLIKKHGVATGKYNKT; from the coding sequence ATGGGAGCAGCCGATTTCTGTGCCAAACCCATTGACCTGAAGGTCCTGAAAATTATCCTGTCCCGTACTTTCAAGATTCATAAACTTGAAGAGGAAAACCGGCAGCAACAGTGCAGAAATTATGAAAAGGGCAAATTCTGCGGCATGATCGGCACCTCCCCAATCATGCAGGAGATCTTCAGGCAATTCATCCACGCCGGTAAAACGGACTACCCTGTTCTTCTTTCAGGTAATACCGGAACAGGCAAAGAAATAGCCGCCCGGGCAATACACAGCCTCAGCTCACGGTCCGAAAAATCGTTCATAACCATTAACTGTGGAGCAATTCCCGAAAACCTGCTGGAAAGTGAATTATTCGGTCACGAAAAAGGTTCCTTTACCGGTGCCACAAAACGTAAAATCGGTAAATTTGAACAGGCCGATCACGGCACGATTTTTCTCGATGAAATCGGAGAGCTTCCCCATACTCTGCAGGTAAAACTTCTCCGCGTTCTCCAGGAAGGAACAATTGACAGGGTGGGCGGGAATGAAACAATCAAACTCGATATACGCATAATCGCCGCGACAAACAGAAATCTTGAAGAAGAAACTGAAAAAAATCGTTTCCGTGAAGATCTCTTCTACCGTCTCAATGTTGTGCCGATCCATCTGCCGGACCTGACAAAACGTCCGGAAGATATTCTTCTCCTCGCTCAGGACTGCCTGGCCAGGGAATCTGAAAAACTGCAGAGAAGAGCATCTTTTACCCCCAAAGCGCTGGCAGCACTTACGGCCCACCCATGGCCGGGAAATGTCAGGGAGCTGCAAAATCGTATCAAGAGAGCCCTTGGGTCGACCCAGGACAAGGTCATCACCCTGACGGATCTTGGTTTCCAGCAGATTGACGGCAAAGAAGAAAACCAGACACTCTCCACATTGAAACAGGCTCGCGATTCGGCCGAATACAGTGCTGTCTGCAAGGCCCTGGCCCTGAGCAACAACAACATCAGCAGAGCCGCAAAACTGCTTGAGATAAGCAGACCAACCCTGCATGATCTTATAAAAAAGCATGGCGTGGCGACAGGAAAATATAATAAAACCTGA